In one window of Nicotiana tabacum cultivar K326 chromosome 12, ASM71507v2, whole genome shotgun sequence DNA:
- the LOC107808180 gene encoding BTB/POZ domain-containing protein At3g19850 — protein sequence MPDLCDLQIHVNGQQTFFLHEKVLSRFCGKLRKIITEEKRRSQIRKSGIEIDDFPGGAEGFELISRFCYNNGSITITVSNVSLLHCCAVSLGMTEKLSSCNLLHQTETFLEGLFYWSWTDILTSLRTCESFFSFADSCGLIQKLMNSLLAKIAQNSDVSVLFASSSSSSSSPDTPNGLFLRTSNKAAWWFEDLTILSPKIIQQFLKTLGAFGSDNNNLVLTRFLLHYLKTATQCKANNNNLISRSEYTGLADTAVHGVVLMGRTAFSCRSLFWVLRIVSGFGLSRECRAGLEKLIGGLLDQATLDDLLICGHNGGAYDVNLVVRLIRLFVDHDKVVCVPRMMNLGRLIDKYLREIAPDQSLKISKFLAIAESLPDYARDSFDGVYRAIDIYLESHPALPLEERSRLCRCLNYDKLSLEACKDLAKNPRIPPRIAVQALASQGSNFVKEKDTKKKTIKNPSSMKNSTQMVLYKKNKSASDHHQISFSPVDAESEHMRLNLQRMQWKVVELEKVCQEMKGQMSRMVKTPSHNRALPRLC from the exons ATGCCAGACCTATGTGATCTGCAAATCCATGTCAATGGTCAACAAACATTCTTTCTCCACGAG AAAGTACTTTCAAGATTCTGTGGGAAGTTGAGGAAGATAATAACGGAAGAGAAGAGGAGAAGTCAGATAAGGAAATCGGGCATAGAGATTGATGATTTCCCAGGTGGGGCTGAAGGCTTTGAATTGATTTCAAGATTCTGTTACAACAATGGCAGCATCACAATAACTGTCTCAAATGTGTCACTCCTCCATTGCTGTGCTGTCTCTCTTGGGATGACAGAGAAATTGTCTTCTTGCAATCTCTTGCATCAAACTGAGACTTTTCTTGAAGGATTGTTTTACTGGTCATGGACTGATATTCTGACATCTCTCAGGACTTGTGAATCTTTCTTCTCATTTGCAGATTCTTGTGGCCTAATTCAGAAGCTCATGAATTCACTTCTTGCTAAGATTGCTCAAAATTCTGATGTTAGTGTCCTTTTTGCTTCGTCCTCTTCATCTTCCTCTTCTCCAGATACTCCTAATGGCCTCTTCCTCAGAACATCAAACAAAGCTGCTTGGTGGTTTGAGGATTTAACCATTTTATCCCCTAAGATAATACAACAGTTTCTCAAGACTTTAGGGGCTTTTGGGAGTGACAACAACAACTTAGTCCTCACTAGATTTCTGCTTCATTACTTGAAAACAGCAACCCAATGCAAAGCTAATAACAACAATCTGATTTCAAGATCAGAGTACACTGGTCTAGCAGATACAGCAGTTCATGGAGTGGTTTTGATGGGAAGGACAGCATTTTCTTGCAGAAGTCTGTTTTGGGTACTGAGAATTGTTTCTGGATTTGGGCTTAGCAGAGAATGCAGGGCTGGATTGGAGAAATTAATAGGGGGATTGCTTGATCAAGCAACCTTAGATGATTTGCTAATTTGTGGGCATAATGGGGGTGCTTATGATGTTAATCTTGTGGTGAGATTGATTAGATTGTTTGTTGATCATGATAAAGTTGTTTGTGTACCAAGAATGATGAATCTTGGAAGGTTGATAGATAAGTATTTGAGAGAGATAGCACCTGACCAAAGCCTAAAAATCTCAAAGTTCCTCGCTATAGCAGAGAGTTTGCCCGATTATGCAAGGGATAGCTTTGATGGGGTCTACAGAGCCATTGATATCTATCTTGAG TCTCATCCAGCCCTTCCATTAGAGGAAAGATCAAGACTATGCAGATGTCTCAACTATGACAAGCTAAGCCTCGAAGCATGCAAAGACCTTGCAAAAAACCCCAGAATCCCACCAAGAATTGCCGTTCAGGCACTTGCTTCTCAGGGTTCAAATTTTGTGAAGGAaaaagatacaaaaaagaagACGATTAAAAATCCTAGCAGCATGAAAAACAGTACTCAAATGGTTTTGTACAAGAAAAATAAGAGTGCGAGTGATCATCATCAGATCAGCTTCTCCCCTGTAGATGCGGAGAGTGAGCATATGAGACTAAATCTGCAAAGAATGCAATGGAAAGTTGTGGAATTGGAGAAAGTTTGTCAGGAGATGAAAGGCCAAATGTCAAGAATGGTGAAAACCCCTTCACATAATAGAGCTTTACCTAGGCTTTGTTGA